In Ctenopharyngodon idella isolate HZGC_01 chromosome 1, HZGC01, whole genome shotgun sequence, a single genomic region encodes these proteins:
- the LOC127515801 gene encoding uncharacterized protein LOC127515801 → MMASAREGDSQDLRIVLLGVSGAGKSSIGNAILGREVFKESRTRESEKQRGRAEDRNISIIDTPGFFNTHLTDEEMKKQMMKSLYLSDPGPHMFLLIINLEDFIEDERNVVEQIQENFGAQVFKFTLVLFTGREQMSRKEWMLFMLCTKFQELVSHFRDNYHAINSKNEMNQTHISELLEKIDEFIKQNNHQLYNNEIYSVSRTKSIRIKKKQEEKKTYKRKEQEIKQKQATTAYETFTIHSVKEERTTHAVIEQVKERKENTYRGKKQEKEERQEQAEIKSETFEMESAMEERKTHTVTKEQKESFELYHMYENVDNQSLYRFEEFSNEGIRDKHVKTPEKSWGMRNKKTYQILSKDEFRIVLVGKTGAGKSASGNTILGEKLFVEELSSESVTRKCKKHQRVVDCHYIKVIDTPGLFDTSISKEQLKEEIVRCLCKSAPGPHAFLLVIRLDVRFTEEEKYTVKWIQKNFGEDAARYTIILFTRGDQLDISIQEFLRKNKQINELVSQCGNRYHVFNNTDEDPAQVKELLKNIKSMVMKNGGKHYTHEMFKEAQRKIMMKKVQDAALMGASVAGVGAAVAGGAVLVAATGGVALPAVLMAGGAALTGGTGAAKAIAHQVKNIKEKRRSSIDQDQNFSLENEEES, encoded by the exons ATGATGGCATCAGCACGGGAAG GTGATTCACAGGATCTGAGGATTGTGCTGCTGGGAGTCTCTGGAGCCGGAAAGAGTTCAATAGGAAATGCAATACTGGGTCGAGAGGTGTTTAAAGAGAGCAGAaccagagagagtgagaaacaGAGAGGAAGAGCAGAAGACAGAAACATCTCCATCATCGACACTCCAGGATTCTTCAACACTCACCTGACTGATGAAGAGATGAAGAAGCAGATGATGAAGAGTCTGTATCTCTCTGATCCTGGTCCTCACATGTTCCTGCTCATCATCAACCTGGAAGACTTCATAGAGGATGAGAGGAATGTTGTGGAGCAAATTCAGGAGAATTTTGGAGCTCAAGTGTTTAAGTTCACTCTGGTTCTGTTTACTGGAAGAGAACAAATGTCAAGGAAAGAATGGATGCTCTTTATGCTTTGTACAAAATTTCAAGAGTTGGTCAGTCACTTCAGAGATAATTATCATGCAATCAACAGTAAAAATGAGATGAATCAAACTCACATCTCAGAGCTTTTAGAGAAGATAGATGAATTCATCAAACAGAATAATCACCAGCTTTACAATAATGAGATTTACTCAGTGTCTCGCACAAAGAGCAtaagaataaagaaaaaacaagaggaaaaaaagacatatAAAAGAAAAGAGCAAGAAATTAAACAAAAGCAGGCTACAACAGCATACGAGACTTTTACAATCCATAGTGTAAAGGAAGAAAGAACAACACATGCTGTGATCGAGCAAgtaaaggaaagaaaagaaaatacatacaggggaaaaaaacaagagAAAGAGGAAAGACAAGAACAagcagaaataaagtcagaaacTTTTGAAATGGAAAGTGCAATGGAGgagagaaaaacacacactgtgACTAAAGAACAAAAGGAGAGTTTTGAATTATATCACATGTATGAAAATGTGGATAATCAATCATTATACAGATTTGAGGAATTCTCTAATGAAGGAATTAGAGACAAACATGTAAAGACACCAGAAAAAAGCTGGGGAATGAGAAATAAGAAGACATACCAGATACTATCAAAAGACG AGTTTAGGATTGTTCTGGTGGGTAAAACTGGAGCTGGAAAGAGCGCATCAGGAAACACCATCCTGGGAGAAAAGCTGTTTGTTGAAGAATTATCTTCTGAATCTGTGACTAGGAAATGCAAGAAACATCAGAGGGTAGTGGATTGTCATTATATAAAAGTGATCGACACTCCAGGACTGTTTGATACATCAATCAGTAAAGAGCAACTGAAGGAGGAAATAGTGAGATGTCTCTGCAAGTCTGCTCCTGGTCCTCATGCATTTCTGCTGGTCATCAGACTGGATGTGAGATTCACAGAAGAGGAGAAATACACAGTGAAATGGATCCAGAAGAACTTTGGCGAAGATGCTGCTCGTTACACCATCATTCTCTTCACTAGAGGAGATCAGTTAGATATATCTATACAAGagtttctgagaaaaaacaagCAGATCAATGAGCTAGTCAGTCAGTGTGGAAACAGGTATCATGTTTTTAATAACACTGATGAGGATCCAGCACAAGTCAAGGAACTGTTAAAGAATATAAAGAGCATGGTGATGAAGAATGGTGGAAAGCATTACACACATGAGATGTTCAAGGAAGCTCAGAGAAAGATAATGATGAAGAAGGTTCAGGATGCAGCTTTAATGGGAGCGAGTGTGGCAGGTGTAGGAGCAGCAGTAGCTGGAGGTGCAGTACTGGTTGCTGCCACTGGAGGAGTCGCACTGCCTGCGGTTTTAATGGCAGGAGGAGCAGCTCTAACAGGAGGAACGGGTGCTGCTAAAGCTATTGCACATCAAGTTAAAAACATCAAGGAAAAGAGGAGAAGTTCCATAGATCAGGATCAGAATTTCAGTTTAGAAAATGAGGAGGAATCATGA